A section of the Subtercola frigoramans genome encodes:
- a CDS encoding ThiF family adenylyltransferase: MARTPLVAPGPELTPDELERYSRQIRLPQIGLEGQRRLKGARVLVLGAGGLGSPVLLYLAGAGVGTIGIVDDDAVDVSNLQRQIIHSASAVGTSKARSARAAIQRLNPLVVVEVHEVRLDGGNAARILSGYDLVIDGTDNFSTRYLANDTAALLGMPYIWGSVLRFDGQMSVFWQRAGDVGAGRGVTLRDLYPSPPADDELESCSVAGVLGPLCATIGAAMATEALKLIAGFGEPMIGRVLVVDALDGSQTQVPFRAAEPHATAPAAASATAGTSAPDADPDSDSVSALAPAATSGSAPPAGSGSGSAPEATSGSGSASDSRPASNSGLGPAPAAASSPAPTTRPHRAAAPSPAPAAPSITVAQLADRLAARNLGTDDFVLVDVREPWEYEFVSIEGAVLLPLANLLSDQARDLLMGEQVLVHCHHDTRSRYAREVMLQSGYTDVTFVEGGIDAWAATIDPELPRY, from the coding sequence ATGGCACGCACACCCCTCGTCGCCCCCGGCCCCGAGCTCACCCCCGACGAACTCGAGCGGTACTCCCGCCAGATCCGGCTGCCACAGATCGGGCTCGAAGGCCAGCGCCGGCTCAAGGGTGCGCGGGTGCTCGTGCTCGGCGCGGGTGGCCTGGGGTCGCCGGTTCTGCTGTATCTCGCCGGCGCAGGGGTCGGCACGATCGGCATTGTGGATGATGATGCCGTCGATGTTTCGAACCTGCAGCGGCAGATCATCCATTCGGCCTCGGCGGTCGGCACGTCGAAGGCCCGCTCGGCGCGCGCGGCGATCCAGCGACTCAACCCGCTTGTCGTTGTGGAGGTGCATGAGGTTCGGCTCGACGGGGGGAACGCGGCCCGCATTCTGTCGGGATACGACCTGGTGATCGACGGGACCGACAATTTCAGCACGCGATACCTGGCGAATGACACGGCGGCCCTGCTGGGGATGCCGTACATCTGGGGGTCGGTGTTGCGGTTCGACGGGCAGATGTCGGTGTTCTGGCAGCGGGCAGGAGATGTTGGCGCTGGCCGCGGAGTCACCCTTCGCGACCTCTACCCCTCGCCGCCGGCCGACGACGAACTCGAGTCGTGTTCGGTCGCGGGCGTGCTCGGGCCGCTCTGCGCCACGATCGGGGCCGCCATGGCTACCGAGGCCCTGAAGCTGATCGCCGGTTTCGGGGAGCCGATGATCGGGCGCGTTCTGGTGGTGGATGCCCTCGACGGCTCGCAAACGCAGGTACCGTTCCGTGCGGCCGAGCCCCACGCCACCGCCCCTGCCGCGGCGTCAGCGACGGCCGGCACCTCAGCCCCAGACGCAGACCCGGACTCGGACTCTGTGTCGGCTTTGGCGCCTGCTGCGACCTCGGGTTCGGCACCTCCGGCCGGCTCGGGCTCGGGTTCGGCGCCTGAGGCCACGTCGGGCTCGGGCTCGGCTTCAGACTCTCGCCCTGCCTCGAACTCAGGCCTGGGCCCGGCACCCGCGGCTGCGTCGAGCCCGGCCCCGACGACGCGCCCGCATCGCGCTGCCGCGCCGAGCCCGGCTCCTGCCGCCCCCTCGATCACCGTCGCCCAGCTCGCCGACCGCCTCGCGGCCCGCAACCTGGGAACAGACGACTTCGTGCTCGTCGACGTGCGGGAGCCCTGGGAGTACGAATTCGTCTCCATCGAGGGTGCAGTGCTCCTCCCCCTGGCGAACCTGCTCTCCGACCAGGCGCGTGACCTCCTCATGGGCGAGCAGGTTCTCGTTCACTGCCACCACGACACCCGGTCTCGCTACGCCCGCGAAGTCATGCTGCAGTCGGGCTACACCGATGTGACCTTCGTCGAGGGCGGCATCGACGCATGGGCAGCGACTATCGACCCCGAGCTGCCGCGCTACTGA
- a CDS encoding DUF4214 domain-containing protein, which yields MALLAVVASVTLATPAMAAHRPATVEASITGSVTGSFYDGIGNLLPGTVSLYQLDGTLVQSEYTDTGYWAFQNVEQGSYTLRAYRNLPSADPDVPNSVWFERENTIQSATPIVVSAGRSPYLFINLSSAERSHNQGYVTSLYQDYLGRFPSADETNGWVDRLTQGAPRGAISAGFVNSDEYRLIRIDNAYQSILGRGADGSGRADWLHWMQQGRLTPDDIETSFYASQEYFLQHGGTNPSFTRSLYRHCCIVRQTRPIRTSGRSSPRRTVETGSFRDSGIQRRPSVSG from the coding sequence ATGGCCCTGTTGGCAGTGGTCGCCTCGGTGACGCTTGCGACACCCGCAATGGCAGCGCACCGGCCCGCTACAGTCGAGGCGAGCATCACAGGGAGTGTGACGGGTTCGTTCTACGACGGAATCGGGAACCTCTTGCCCGGCACAGTGAGCCTGTACCAGCTCGACGGAACGCTTGTCCAATCGGAGTACACCGACACTGGCTACTGGGCTTTCCAGAATGTGGAACAGGGTAGTTACACGCTTCGCGCATATCGGAATCTGCCGAGCGCAGACCCTGACGTGCCGAATTCGGTCTGGTTCGAACGGGAGAACACGATCCAGTCCGCGACTCCGATCGTCGTTTCGGCCGGCAGAAGTCCCTACCTGTTCATCAACTTGTCCAGCGCCGAGCGCAGTCACAATCAGGGGTATGTGACATCGCTTTATCAGGACTATCTCGGCAGATTTCCCTCGGCGGACGAGACCAACGGTTGGGTCGACAGGCTTACGCAGGGTGCGCCTCGGGGCGCGATCTCGGCCGGCTTCGTGAACAGCGATGAGTATCGACTCATCCGAATCGACAATGCCTACCAGAGCATCCTCGGGCGTGGGGCAGACGGTTCTGGCCGAGCCGACTGGCTGCATTGGATGCAGCAGGGTCGCTTGACACCAGACGATATCGAGACGTCCTTCTACGCATCACAGGAGTACTTCCTTCAGCACGGCGGCACCAATCCGTCGTTCACTAGGTCGCTCTACAGACACTGTTGCATCGTGAGGCAAACCAGGCCGATCAGGACTTCTGGTCGAAGCTCGCCGCGCAGAACGGTCGAGACTGGGTCATTTCGCGATTCTGGGATTCAACGGAGACCATCAGTGAGCGGGTGA
- the moaA gene encoding GTP 3',8-cyclase MoaA, whose protein sequence is MTVMLGVPQVRARAGEPPSARQIAQFGERPSSVAVPGLLDSYGRVATDLRISLTDKCNLRCTYCMPAEGLPFLPTPKLMQRDEIVRLARLATERLGVRQVRFTGGEPLLRGDLVDIIRDVSALDARPEVSLTTNAIGLAGRATALADAGLDRVNVSLDSICAETFATITRRPFLTKVLAGIDALGAAGIHHTKINAVLIPGINDTEGPELLEWALAGGHQLRFIEQMPLDADHIWDRDVMITAEEMRRRLSERYDLTPDEAPRDGAPAELYQVRLRGAAADSPSLGTVGIIASVTEAFCEDCRRTRLTAEGAVRSCLFSHVETDLLGPMRAGADDDTVADLWRAAMWAKPSGHGMNQAGFQQPDRPMSAIGG, encoded by the coding sequence ATGACCGTGATGCTGGGAGTACCGCAGGTTCGCGCTCGCGCGGGCGAGCCGCCAAGCGCCCGGCAGATCGCGCAATTCGGCGAGCGGCCGTCGTCGGTTGCGGTTCCCGGGCTGCTCGACAGCTACGGCCGGGTCGCCACCGACCTCCGCATCTCCCTCACAGACAAGTGCAACCTCCGCTGCACCTACTGCATGCCGGCTGAGGGCCTCCCCTTTCTCCCCACGCCCAAGCTCATGCAGCGCGACGAGATCGTGAGGCTAGCGCGGCTCGCGACAGAACGACTCGGCGTTCGGCAGGTGCGCTTCACGGGCGGTGAACCACTTCTGCGCGGCGACCTGGTCGACATCATCCGTGACGTTTCAGCACTGGATGCCCGCCCGGAGGTCTCGCTCACCACCAACGCGATCGGGCTGGCCGGGCGGGCGACCGCGCTCGCCGACGCGGGCCTCGACCGGGTGAACGTGTCACTCGACTCGATCTGCGCCGAGACCTTCGCCACGATCACCCGGCGCCCCTTCCTCACCAAGGTGCTCGCGGGCATCGACGCGCTGGGTGCGGCGGGCATCCATCACACCAAGATCAACGCGGTGCTCATCCCCGGCATCAACGACACCGAGGGCCCTGAGCTGCTCGAGTGGGCGCTCGCCGGCGGGCACCAGTTGCGGTTCATCGAGCAGATGCCGCTCGACGCCGACCACATCTGGGATCGCGACGTGATGATCACGGCCGAGGAGATGCGCCGCCGCCTGTCGGAGCGTTACGACCTGACGCCAGATGAAGCGCCGCGCGATGGTGCGCCGGCCGAGCTCTACCAGGTGCGGCTCCGCGGCGCGGCAGCCGATTCGCCCTCGCTCGGAACCGTGGGCATCATCGCCTCTGTCACCGAGGCGTTCTGCGAAGACTGCCGCCGCACCCGGCTCACCGCCGAGGGAGCCGTGCGCAGCTGCCTTTTCTCGCACGTCGAGACCGACCTTCTCGGCCCGATGCGCGCCGGCGCCGACGACGACACGGTCGCCGACCTCTGGCGTGCGGCGATGTGGGCGAAACCTTCCGGCCACGGAATGAACCAGGCTGGCTTCCAGCAGCCCGACCGACCGATGAGTGCGATCGGTGGCTGA
- a CDS encoding molybdopterin molybdotransferase MoeA — protein MIRRTIDEHRDAIDALLGPLGAGRSARASEPLRVSADALAARPGDYQGRILAADVLSPTDLPGFDNSQMDGYAVSWFDLVTASGENPVKLEVAGQIAAGDPAGVLTPGTAAPIMTGAPVPPGADAVVPIEQAVPPRFPEHLPQGGKHATDETPPSVNVEFIEPVTPGAFIRKAGSDVSAGDVLLRAGSSLGPAQLGVIAGTGLREVQVLPRIRVLLVSTGHEIRDAGTTLEPGQIFDSNSVALSLAIIETGCEVRAIPCRSDDAEVLLAILSANAPWADIVVTVGGVSAGAREVVRDALTPLGVVFGKVAMQPGGPQGFGLAAIPAAATDVAFVRPVICMPGNPVSALVTFEMFLRAPLRRLAGQNPAERLREVAMTVEAVDSPLGVHQIRRGFVDDEGTVTLVGGTSSHLLHSYASSNVLVHIPADVAHLDAGDPVMVWRIDD, from the coding sequence GTGATCCGCCGCACGATTGATGAACACCGTGACGCCATCGACGCGCTGCTCGGGCCCCTTGGCGCGGGTCGCTCCGCCCGGGCATCCGAACCGCTTCGTGTCTCTGCTGACGCCCTCGCTGCCCGGCCGGGAGACTACCAGGGGCGCATCCTGGCCGCCGATGTGCTCTCCCCCACCGACCTGCCCGGGTTCGACAACTCGCAGATGGACGGCTACGCCGTGTCGTGGTTCGACCTGGTGACCGCGTCGGGCGAGAACCCGGTGAAGCTCGAGGTCGCGGGGCAGATCGCCGCGGGCGACCCGGCGGGCGTGCTCACCCCCGGCACCGCGGCCCCCATCATGACCGGCGCCCCCGTGCCCCCGGGCGCAGACGCGGTTGTGCCGATCGAGCAGGCCGTGCCGCCACGATTCCCCGAGCACCTGCCTCAGGGCGGCAAACACGCGACTGATGAAACCCCGCCCAGCGTGAACGTGGAATTCATCGAACCCGTGACGCCAGGCGCTTTCATTCGTAAGGCCGGAAGCGACGTTTCGGCGGGCGACGTGCTGCTGCGGGCCGGGTCCTCACTCGGGCCGGCGCAACTCGGGGTCATCGCCGGCACGGGGCTTCGTGAAGTGCAGGTGCTGCCGCGCATCCGGGTGCTCCTCGTCTCGACGGGGCACGAGATCCGCGACGCGGGAACCACGCTGGAGCCTGGGCAGATCTTCGATTCGAACAGTGTGGCCCTGAGCCTGGCGATCATCGAGACCGGGTGCGAAGTGCGGGCCATACCGTGCCGGTCTGACGACGCCGAGGTGCTGCTGGCGATTCTCTCGGCGAACGCGCCCTGGGCCGACATTGTTGTGACTGTCGGAGGCGTGAGCGCCGGCGCCCGCGAGGTCGTGCGTGACGCGCTGACGCCCCTCGGCGTGGTGTTCGGCAAGGTCGCCATGCAGCCGGGCGGCCCCCAGGGTTTCGGGCTCGCGGCGATTCCTGCCGCGGCGACCGACGTGGCCTTCGTGCGCCCGGTCATCTGCATGCCGGGCAACCCGGTCAGTGCGCTGGTCACGTTCGAGATGTTCCTGCGAGCGCCGCTTCGCCGCCTCGCCGGGCAGAACCCGGCCGAGCGCCTCAGAGAGGTCGCCATGACCGTCGAAGCCGTCGACTCACCCCTCGGCGTTCACCAGATTCGGCGCGGCTTCGTCGACGACGAGGGCACCGTGACGCTCGTGGGCGGCACCAGCTCGCACCTGCTGCACTCGTATGCCTCGTCGAATGTACTCGTGCACATTCCCGCCGATGTCGCCCACCTCGACGCCGGCGACCCGGTGATGGTCTGGAGAATCGATGACTGA
- the moaC gene encoding cyclic pyranopterin monophosphate synthase MoaC, translated as MTDKIAPEADADQLTHVRPDGAVLMVDVTDKAVTKRVAHATATLITRPDVIALLLAGDLPKGEALATARVAGILGAKQTSNLIPLCHPLPLSGATIDFTPEHDRVIIRSMVKTTGVTGVEMEALTAASIAALTLYDMIKAVDKHASITDIAVLAKSGGKSGDWVREDGFSDPSAAPSEPASETEPADTHNPVPQ; from the coding sequence ATGACTGACAAAATCGCGCCCGAAGCAGACGCCGATCAGCTCACGCATGTGCGGCCCGACGGCGCCGTGCTCATGGTCGACGTCACCGACAAGGCGGTCACCAAGCGCGTCGCCCACGCGACGGCGACGCTCATCACCCGTCCCGACGTGATCGCCCTCCTGCTCGCCGGCGACCTCCCCAAGGGCGAGGCACTGGCCACCGCTCGCGTGGCCGGCATCCTCGGCGCAAAGCAGACCTCGAACCTCATTCCCCTCTGTCACCCCCTGCCCCTGTCTGGCGCGACGATCGATTTCACTCCCGAGCACGATCGGGTCATCATCCGGTCGATGGTCAAGACAACAGGCGTGACCGGCGTCGAGATGGAGGCGCTGACGGCCGCCTCGATCGCCGCCCTCACGCTCTACGACATGATCAAGGCGGTCGACAAGCACGCCAGCATCACCGACATCGCCGTGCTCGCGAAGAGCGGCGGCAAGAGCGGCGACTGGGTGCGCGAAGACGGGTTCAGTGACCCCTCGGCTGCCCCCAGCGAACCGGCGAGTGAGACAGAACCGGCGGATACGCACAATCCGGTCCCGCAATGA
- a CDS encoding MogA/MoaB family molybdenum cofactor biosynthesis protein, with the protein MTDTVAILIVSTRAASGVYDDLTGPVIAEWATARGCSAAPPLVVADGPGVTPALQRLLAATPTLLVTSGGTGIHPGDRTPDQTRALLDYEIPGFSEELRRRGSLKVASALLSRGVAGVAGSTIVVNLPGSRGGVADGLALLDEVLDHMIDQLRGGDHARK; encoded by the coding sequence ATGACTGACACCGTCGCCATCCTCATCGTGTCGACCCGGGCGGCGTCGGGGGTCTACGACGACCTCACCGGTCCAGTCATCGCCGAGTGGGCGACGGCTCGTGGATGCTCGGCAGCACCACCGCTCGTCGTCGCCGACGGCCCCGGGGTGACCCCGGCCCTGCAGCGGCTGCTCGCCGCCACACCGACACTGCTCGTCACGAGCGGCGGAACGGGCATCCACCCAGGCGATCGCACGCCAGACCAGACCCGCGCACTGCTGGACTACGAGATACCTGGTTTCAGCGAGGAGCTGCGCCGTCGCGGCTCACTGAAGGTGGCGAGCGCTCTGTTGTCGCGTGGGGTCGCCGGGGTCGCCGGGTCAACGATCGTGGTGAACCTGCCGGGCTCGCGGGGCGGCGTCGCTGACGGTCTGGCACTGCTCGACGAGGTTCTCGACCACATGATCGACCAGCTGAGAGGTGGGGACCATGCCCGCAAGTGA
- a CDS encoding molybdenum cofactor biosynthesis protein MoaE: MTVEWCAENVASDEAGAVVTFSGVVRNHDHGKPVTRLSYSAHPSAGEVMREVANDVASAHPGTRIAVAHRVGNLAIGDIALACAVSAAHRSEAFAACSELVDAVKDRVPIWKEQWFTDGTFEWVGAG, encoded by the coding sequence ATCACCGTCGAATGGTGCGCCGAGAACGTCGCGAGCGACGAAGCGGGGGCCGTCGTGACGTTCAGCGGCGTGGTGCGCAACCACGACCACGGCAAACCCGTGACGCGCCTGAGTTATTCTGCCCACCCGAGCGCCGGCGAAGTCATGCGCGAGGTCGCGAACGATGTCGCCTCTGCGCACCCCGGAACGCGCATCGCCGTCGCTCACCGCGTCGGCAACCTCGCGATCGGCGACATCGCGCTCGCCTGCGCGGTCTCTGCGGCGCACCGCTCGGAGGCCTTCGCCGCGTGCAGTGAACTGGTCGACGCCGTGAAGGACCGGGTACCCATCTGGAAGGAACAGTGGTTCACCGACGGCACGTTCGAGTGGGTCGGCGCGGGGTAA
- a CDS encoding Abi family protein, which produces MAEYTKPWLSISEQLDKLESRSVDDSGRQTGARLLSTVGYYRVTGYLFPFRESEPYVDEPGRQKTLIHNNYQVGTTLEYAEALINFDRQLRMLVLDGIERIEVSLRTQLGHVLGRQSAFAHLDPINFVNAFTDPIVLRASLCVRSAARLGLVTALSGKVPIVGSTSEKRDKQSSGRP; this is translated from the coding sequence GTGGCCGAATACACAAAACCCTGGCTTTCGATCAGCGAGCAACTCGACAAGCTCGAATCTCGCAGTGTCGACGATTCGGGCCGCCAGACAGGAGCCAGACTGCTGAGCACTGTCGGCTATTACCGCGTGACCGGCTACTTGTTCCCGTTCCGAGAATCGGAACCCTATGTCGACGAGCCCGGTCGCCAGAAGACCTTGATTCACAACAACTATCAGGTCGGCACAACTCTCGAATACGCCGAGGCCCTGATCAATTTCGATCGTCAACTACGCATGCTAGTTCTGGACGGTATCGAAAGAATCGAGGTCTCGCTGAGAACTCAACTTGGACACGTGCTCGGAAGGCAATCTGCGTTCGCTCACTTGGACCCCATCAACTTTGTGAATGCATTCACCGATCCCATCGTTCTCCGGGCGAGCTTATGCGTGCGTTCCGCCGCCCGACTGGGGCTAGTCACTGCACTGTCGGGCAAGGTGCCCATCGTGGGGTCGACTTCCGAGAAGCGCGACAAACAAAGCTCTGGCCGCCCTTGA
- a CDS encoding cupin domain-containing protein — MDAKGESLEGATLREHMYGQGDARPLPEHPDTVSGILHARVTEQVHAAQLADRPQKEVRSMNHVVSFAETTEIPYPELTVFAYSSDDDFAGASMITVEGSHPRILSTHSGRVYLVVEGTGWFEVDGTTKAVSAKDVVFLPKNTPYSYGGQMELFLVHAPGYLAEGDVHL; from the coding sequence GTGGATGCCAAAGGCGAGTCGCTCGAGGGCGCTACACTTCGGGAGCATATGTACGGCCAGGGGGATGCCCGGCCTCTGCCCGAGCATCCGGACACCGTTTCGGGCATACTCCACGCCCGCGTGACCGAACAGGTTCACGCAGCCCAACTCGCTGATCGACCACAGAAAGAAGTGCGTTCCATGAATCACGTCGTCTCCTTCGCCGAAACCACCGAAATCCCGTACCCCGAGCTCACGGTTTTCGCCTACTCGAGCGACGACGACTTCGCCGGAGCCTCGATGATCACTGTCGAGGGCTCCCACCCGCGCATTCTCTCGACGCACTCAGGCCGGGTTTACCTTGTCGTCGAGGGAACGGGGTGGTTCGAGGTCGACGGAACCACGAAGGCGGTCAGCGCGAAGGATGTCGTGTTCTTGCCCAAGAACACGCCGTACTCGTATGGCGGCCAGATGGAACTCTTTCTGGTGCACGCTCCCGGCTACCTGGCTGAGGGCGACGTTCACCTCTAG
- a CDS encoding LysR family transcriptional regulator, with protein MVRGGVGATNGITLLQLKYFVEVAVEGSISAAADLSFVAQPTMSAAMKDLETRVGRALFTRSARGVTLTEDGAEFLGYARQVVEQAELLEQRYLGRPRSRRLLAVSAQHYSFVVDAFVRMVNASDAAEYEFTLRETRTWDIIEDVRTLRSELGVLYRNDFNRKVINKLLRESGLTFNPLFLAAPHIFVARTNPLANRERATLADLENLPRLTFDQGANNSFYFAEEILSTLSSKQNIRVSDRATIFNLMIGLGGYTISTGIISDDLDPSITAVPLDVDERIEIGWIGHTSVPLTDQAQGFVAQLRDVVTDFGVELLV; from the coding sequence ATGGTACGTGGCGGCGTCGGAGCGACGAATGGCATCACCCTGCTGCAGCTCAAGTACTTCGTCGAGGTTGCCGTAGAAGGCTCCATCAGCGCGGCCGCCGACCTGAGTTTTGTGGCGCAGCCGACCATGTCCGCCGCAATGAAAGACCTCGAGACACGCGTCGGTCGCGCACTCTTCACCCGCTCCGCCCGCGGGGTCACCCTCACCGAAGACGGCGCAGAGTTCCTCGGCTACGCCCGCCAGGTCGTCGAGCAGGCAGAGCTCCTCGAGCAGCGCTACCTGGGGCGCCCGCGTTCACGCCGGCTCCTCGCCGTCTCGGCGCAGCACTACTCCTTCGTCGTCGATGCTTTCGTGCGGATGGTGAACGCCTCTGACGCGGCGGAGTACGAATTCACGCTTCGCGAGACGCGCACCTGGGACATCATCGAAGATGTGCGCACGCTCCGAAGCGAGCTCGGGGTTCTCTACCGCAACGACTTCAACCGAAAAGTCATCAACAAGCTGCTCCGGGAGTCGGGCCTCACCTTCAATCCGCTCTTCCTCGCCGCCCCGCACATCTTCGTCGCCCGCACGAACCCCCTCGCCAACCGCGAGCGGGCCACCCTCGCCGACCTTGAAAACCTGCCCCGGCTCACGTTCGACCAAGGGGCCAACAACTCGTTCTACTTCGCCGAAGAAATACTCTCGACCCTTTCGTCGAAACAGAACATCCGGGTGAGCGACCGGGCCACCATCTTCAACCTCATGATCGGGCTCGGCGGTTACACCATCTCCACCGGCATCATCTCCGACGACCTCGATCCGTCGATCACCGCTGTGCCGCTCGACGTCGACGAGCGCATCGAGATCGGATGGATCGGCCACACCTCCGTGCCGCTCACCGACCAAGCACAGGGTTTCGTCGCCCAGCTGCGCGACGTCGTCACCGATTTCGGCGTGGAGCTGTTGGTATAG
- a CDS encoding putative oxygenase MesX has protein sequence MTNELTFGISTTRFDDEYSPSNSSRSTTNFANLARGDDRQQNLRYTLRMIDKRFNELANCDNPNRDRYSVELEIVSIDLHLPSDGAHEAFPLIEILDAHIVDHHTGERIHGIVGNNFSSYVRDYDFSVVLPKHRARETVLPVPRDFGDLHGKLFRHFLVSDVYAERFDKPPVICISVSSKETYRRTGNRHPVLGIEYHQDAFSLTDHYFAQMGLQVRYFMPPGSVAPFAFYFVGDLTSDYSDLELISTISTMEAFQKIYRPEIYNAHSPARQVYRPRLENPDYSPVPVAYDREERSQLAIRQGKLAEELFMKPFHTVLERWAASYPPRARRHAETQAA, from the coding sequence ATGACGAACGAACTCACGTTTGGTATCAGCACCACGCGCTTCGACGACGAATACTCCCCGTCGAACAGCTCCCGAAGCACGACGAACTTCGCGAACCTCGCGCGAGGCGACGATCGTCAACAGAATCTTCGCTACACCTTGAGGATGATCGACAAACGCTTCAACGAACTCGCGAACTGTGACAACCCGAACCGGGATCGCTATTCGGTCGAGCTCGAGATCGTGTCTATCGACCTGCACCTCCCGTCAGACGGCGCTCATGAAGCCTTCCCGCTGATCGAGATTCTGGATGCCCACATCGTCGACCATCACACCGGCGAGCGTATTCACGGCATAGTCGGAAACAACTTCTCGTCGTATGTTCGTGATTACGATTTCAGCGTGGTGTTGCCGAAGCACCGTGCACGTGAAACGGTGCTCCCTGTTCCACGGGACTTCGGAGACCTGCACGGCAAGCTGTTCAGGCATTTCCTCGTCTCCGATGTCTATGCCGAGCGCTTCGACAAGCCGCCCGTGATCTGCATCAGCGTGTCGAGCAAAGAAACCTATCGTCGCACTGGCAATCGCCATCCGGTACTGGGCATCGAGTATCACCAGGATGCGTTCTCGTTGACCGACCACTACTTTGCACAGATGGGGCTGCAGGTGCGGTATTTCATGCCGCCCGGCAGCGTCGCGCCCTTCGCGTTCTACTTCGTCGGTGATCTGACCAGCGACTACTCAGATCTGGAACTCATCAGCACCATCAGCACCATGGAAGCGTTCCAGAAGATCTATCGCCCAGAGATCTACAACGCCCATTCACCAGCCCGACAGGTCTATCGGCCGAGACTGGAGAATCCAGACTATTCGCCGGTTCCCGTTGCCTACGATCGCGAAGAGCGCAGCCAGCTGGCGATCAGGCAAGGCAAGCTCGCCGAAGAGCTTTTCATGAAGCCGTTCCACACTGTGCTCGAGCGATGGGCCGCGAGCTACCCTCCACGAGCCCGACGACACGCGGAGACTCAGGCAGCATGA
- a CDS encoding methionine synthase, producing MNPLLPTSIVGSLPKPSWLAQPEKLWSPWKLHGQELIEAKKDALGLSAHEQRLSGIDIISDGEQTRQHFVTTFIEHLSGVDFEKRETVRIRDRYDASVPTVVGAVSRERSVFVEDAKFLRQQTAQPIKWALPGPMTMIDTLYDSHYKSREKLAWEFAKILNEEAKELVAAGVDIIQFDEPSFNVFFDEMKDWGVAALERAAEGLSSETAVHICYGYGIKANTDWKATLGSEWRQYEESFPLLQKSTIDIVSLECQNSHVPLELVEIIRGKKVMLGAIDVASNEIETPEEVAATLRGALEFVDADKLYPSTNCGMAPLPRQVARDKMVALAAGAEILRAELGQSRMAK from the coding sequence ATGAACCCTCTGTTACCGACCTCGATCGTCGGCAGTCTGCCCAAACCCTCGTGGCTCGCTCAGCCGGAGAAACTCTGGTCGCCCTGGAAATTGCACGGCCAAGAATTGATCGAGGCCAAGAAGGATGCGCTGGGCCTATCGGCCCATGAACAGCGTCTCAGCGGCATCGACATCATCAGTGACGGCGAACAGACCCGTCAACATTTCGTCACCACGTTCATCGAACACCTCAGCGGTGTCGACTTCGAAAAACGAGAAACGGTGCGCATCCGCGATCGCTACGACGCGAGCGTGCCGACCGTCGTCGGTGCGGTGAGCCGCGAACGGTCCGTTTTCGTGGAAGACGCGAAGTTCTTGCGCCAACAGACGGCTCAACCCATCAAATGGGCTCTCCCCGGGCCCATGACAATGATCGACACGCTCTACGACAGTCACTACAAGAGTCGCGAGAAACTTGCCTGGGAGTTCGCGAAGATCCTCAACGAAGAAGCCAAAGAACTCGTAGCGGCGGGGGTGGACATCATCCAGTTCGACGAGCCCTCGTTCAACGTCTTCTTCGACGAGATGAAGGATTGGGGTGTGGCGGCCCTGGAGCGGGCGGCAGAGGGCCTCAGCAGTGAAACAGCCGTGCACATCTGCTACGGCTACGGCATCAAGGCCAACACGGACTGGAAGGCGACACTCGGGTCTGAGTGGCGCCAGTACGAGGAATCGTTCCCGCTACTGCAGAAGTCGACCATTGACATCGTCTCGTTGGAGTGCCAGAACTCGCACGTTCCGCTCGAGTTGGTTGAGATCATCCGGGGCAAGAAGGTCATGCTCGGCGCCATCGACGTCGCCAGCAATGAGATCGAGACCCCCGAAGAAGTGGCTGCCACGCTCCGGGGCGCGCTCGAGTTCGTCGATGCCGACAAGCTGTACCCGAGTACGAACTGCGGCATGGCACCGTTGCCTCGACAGGTTGCACGAGACAAGATGGTCGCCCTCGCTGCAGGAGCTGAAATCCTTCGCGCAGAACTCGGTCAGTCCCGCATGGCGAAGTAG